A part of Rhipicephalus microplus isolate Deutch F79 chromosome 8, USDA_Rmic, whole genome shotgun sequence genomic DNA contains:
- the LOC142768262 gene encoding uncharacterized protein LOC142768262 — translation MNGLVHTILFTALFGSALSGFLSGSGTGGGVDGGYGGAGIGGYGGGSLGGYGGGLGAGGLGGAGGLGAGGLGGGSGNVGVGSSVVLLNGGRGGASKSVAGPAFLVRTVHHVSQVQGGGAIVAHSGLGGVDGAGIGGGASIGGAGLIGGGAGGLGGGYGGGAYGAGGLGGGYGGGGYGAGGAGGGGVVGKLLLVKHHK, via the exons ATGAACGGCCTG GTGCACACCATCCTGTTCACTGCCCTTTTCGGCAGCGCCCTCAGTGGATTCCTCAGTGGAAGTGGCACTGGAGGTGGTGTTGATGGAGGCTACGGTGGGGCGGGTATTGGAGGCTACGGTGGTGGTAGTCTCGGAGGTTACGGTGGAGGGCTTGGTGCCGGTGGCCTCGGAGGAGCAGGAGGCCTAGGTGCCGGAGGTCTGGGAGGAGGCAGTGGCAACGTGGGTGTTGGGAGCAGCGTAGTCCTGCTGAACGGCGGCCGTGGGGGTGCAAGCAAATCGGTGGCAGGGCCTGCGTTCCTCGTTCGCACAGTGCACCACGTGTCTCAAGTGCAAGGCGGTGGAGCCATTGTGGCGCACTCTGGTCTCGGTGGTGTCGATGGAGCCGGCATTGGTGGAGGCGCCAGCATCGGAGGTGCTGGACTGATTGGTGGTGGAGCTGGTGGTCTCGGAGGAGGCTACGGAGGTGGCGCTTATGGAGCTGGAGGCCTCGGTGGAGGTTACGGAGGCGGAGGATACGGGGCTGGTGGTGCTGGAGGTGGTGGTGTCGTTGGCAAGCTACTGCTCGTCAAGCATCACAAGTGA